The nucleotide window ACACAGAAGCTAATTATAAATTTCCCATACACAGAAGCTATTTATAATTTCCCATACACAGGAAGTTCAGTAAACCGATGTAATAAACAAATTCTCAGTCTTTGGGACTATACGTAATTAGTCTCGCTGAGTTCATTATCACTGGAATTGATGAAAGTTCGTGCAGCAGCGCCCCTGTTACGGGTGTAAGTATGCCAGGTATAGTCAATATAACTGCCATAGAGAGGACACTAAGCGAGAACACAACGTTTTGCCAGATAGTACTTATTGCCTTCTTGGACACGCTTATAAGGTATGGAATTTTTAAAAGGTCATCAGATAATAGTCCAACTTCTGCTGTTTCTATTGCCACATCCGTTCCGGTAAGTCCCATAGCTATTCCTACATCAGCTGTGACAAGTGCCGGACCATCATTAACACCATCACCTACGAAGATAATTTTATGACCTTCAGACTGTAGACGTTTCACAATTTTGACTTTTTCCTGGGGCATTACCTCGGCATATATATCATTTATACCAAGAGTTTTAGCTGTCTGTTCCGCAACTACTTTGCTGTCACCTGTAACCATTATTGTCTTTATTCCAAGCCTATGAAGGCTCTCTATGGACTTTTTTGACTCAGGCCTGATTTTGTCCTCAAACATTAGTAGTCCGGCGATTTCGTTATCAATTCCCATTATGACTACGTTACGGCCCAGTTGAGATTGTTTTTTAATGCTTTCTTCAGCTTCATGAGAAATTGATAAATTAAGTTCAGATGCTTGTTTCAGACGGCCTATAAAGATATTTTTTCCTCTGGTTTTAATTTTTATACCTGCTCCTGATATGGATTCAAATGATTCTGGATCCGGGATTAAGAACCCTTTCTCTTCAGCAGTTTTGACAACAGCTTTTCCAAGAGGGTGCTCGCTGAATTTCTCTGCGATAGCAGCCAATAACAATAAGTCTTCATCTTTATTGTTGTTCAATGCTATGATACCGGCAAGTTTTGGTTCACCATGAGTAAGTGTCCCGGTCTTATCGAAAATAACGGTATCTATCTTCGCCATAGACTCTATCGTAGCTCCTTTTTTAATAAGATTGCCTCTTAATGCCGCGTTACCAACCGAAGCAACAAGTGCTGTAGGTGTAGCGAGTACCATCACGCATGGACAAAACACTATTAGCATAGTAATTGCTCGTGTCAGGTCTCCACTCCACCACCATAGCAGGATGCCTAAGATAATTGCAGTAGGTGTGTAAAATTTAGCATGGTTATTCAAGAGCCTTTCTACGTTTGGTTTCTGAGTCTGGGCTTCCTCAATCAAACGATGGATTTGCCCAAGGGTCGTTTCATTTCCGACTTTAGTTGCCAATATTTCCATTGCACCTACTTCATTAAGACTGCCTGCAAAAACATTGTCTCCTTCTTGTTTATCGACTGGCAAACTTTCTCCGGTAATAACAGCCTGATTTACTGAAGCAGTGCCCGAAACAACAGTGCCGTCAACAGCAACACGTTCTCCGGACTTAACCAGAATCGTGTCCCCTACTTTAACTTCCTCAAGAGGTACTACAATATCATGTCCGTCACGTCTGACTGTGACTCTATCAGGCAGTAATTTCGCCAGGGATTCGAGTGCCTTTCCTGCTCTCGCAGAGACAAACTCCTCCAGCATGCCTCCAAGAAGCAAAAGTACGGCTACGACTGCAGCAGCTGAATACTGTCCGATTGCAATAGCAGCAATTGTTGCGATAGTAACCGGGATATCAGCAGTAAAGTCTCTTTCTTTAATTCCCTGGTAGGCAGACCACCATATAAACGATGATCCTACCAGTGCAGATAATAAATATAACCAGTTGCCTTCGCCTGAGTTATTTCCTTCTGACAGCATATTCTGCGGATACATAACTATCGCTATTATAAGCAAGACCCCGCTTGCTACAGTAAATAACGTTCCAGGCTCAAGTAAAAAATCCTGATAACGAGTAGCTAGGATACGAATGCTGCTCCAAAAACCTGTAGTACGACTGTAAGTGTTATCCGTCATATTATCTACCCAAATAAAATAAAATTTTAGATGCTAAAATCTATAAAGGTTAATAACATAAAACTATTGCTATTTATTACGAAATAATAAAATTAGGTTTAATTGTAAGAAACAAAAGTTGTGCTGATGAAAATATCTCTAAAGCAGCTAAAGGAACTCGACTGAAACAACAACTTTAGCTCCAGGGCAAATAACACGTACCAAAATTAAAAATAAAAATCTAAAACCAACCAGCTAAATTTACATTACAATACTAATTTATTATATTAAGTATTATATAAATTTACTATATTAATTACTATATAAATTTATTATATTAATTTACTACAACTGTATTATGCCCGGATCTATCAAAACTTTCTCCCGCTGTTCCTTTTCAAAAGGATTATATCATATAAATCCTAACTATGTTAAACTCTTCATTATTACAAATCCGAATGATTGTGTTAAACCTGAACAGATAAAGATTGAGGTTTTAAAAATGACAGAAAAACTCGGAATTCTGGCTATAGGCCATGGGAGCAAGCTGCCTTACAATAAGGAAGTAGTCACTCAGATCGCAGATTATATCGCACGGAAACACTCGGATGTCGTTGTCAGAGCCGGCTTTATGGAAAACAGTGAGCCAACTCTTGAAGAAGCAATTGAAGGCTTTTCAGGCACCGGCGTGACAAAAGTTGCAGCAGTACCGGTTTTCCTGGCGTCTGGAGTTCATATTACAAAAGACATTCCGAAACTCCTGGGTCTGGATGAAAATGGCTGCGGTACAATGGAAATTGACGGAAAAGCCATACCTCTGTGCTATGCAGATCCTCTCGGGGCCGATGAGCTTATCGCTGACCTTGTATTCAAGAGGGTTCAGGAAGCCCTTTAAATTCATACAAGAGGTCCGGTTTTATCATGGACCTGTATCGGAAGAAGGTCGCCGTGCTCGACCTGACCCACGGCGGCATTCCTATAGCAAAAAGCCTTGCAGCCGCGGGAAATGAAGTAAGCGGAATCGATGTATACGGAACAGTCAAGCCTGAAATACTGCTTGAACTGGAGGAGAAGTATGGGATACACTGCTCAAAAACTCCTCTTCCGGTCTCCGAATTTGATCTCCTGGTCGCACCTGTGCACCTTGATCCTGCCTACACGATGCTTACAGAAGCCAGGGAACAGG belongs to Methanosarcina barkeri 3 and includes:
- a CDS encoding cation-translocating P-type ATPase, producing the protein MTDNTYSRTTGFWSSIRILATRYQDFLLEPGTLFTVASGVLLIIAIVMYPQNMLSEGNNSGEGNWLYLLSALVGSSFIWWSAYQGIKERDFTADIPVTIATIAAIAIGQYSAAAVVAVLLLLGGMLEEFVSARAGKALESLAKLLPDRVTVRRDGHDIVVPLEEVKVGDTILVKSGERVAVDGTVVSGTASVNQAVITGESLPVDKQEGDNVFAGSLNEVGAMEILATKVGNETTLGQIHRLIEEAQTQKPNVERLLNNHAKFYTPTAIILGILLWWWSGDLTRAITMLIVFCPCVMVLATPTALVASVGNAALRGNLIKKGATIESMAKIDTVIFDKTGTLTHGEPKLAGIIALNNNKDEDLLLLAAIAEKFSEHPLGKAVVKTAEEKGFLIPDPESFESISGAGIKIKTRGKNIFIGRLKQASELNLSISHEAEESIKKQSQLGRNVVIMGIDNEIAGLLMFEDKIRPESKKSIESLHRLGIKTIMVTGDSKVVAEQTAKTLGINDIYAEVMPQEKVKIVKRLQSEGHKIIFVGDGVNDGPALVTADVGIAMGLTGTDVAIETAEVGLLSDDLLKIPYLISVSKKAISTIWQNVVFSLSVLSMAVILTIPGILTPVTGALLHELSSIPVIMNSARLITYSPKD
- the cfbA gene encoding sirohydrochlorin nickelochelatase — encoded protein: MPGSIKTFSRCSFSKGLYHINPNYVKLFIITNPNDCVKPEQIKIEVLKMTEKLGILAIGHGSKLPYNKEVVTQIADYIARKHSDVVVRAGFMENSEPTLEEAIEGFSGTGVTKVAAVPVFLASGVHITKDIPKLLGLDENGCGTMEIDGKAIPLCYADPLGADELIADLVFKRVQEAL